One region of Quercus lobata isolate SW786 chromosome 2, ValleyOak3.0 Primary Assembly, whole genome shotgun sequence genomic DNA includes:
- the LOC115976169 gene encoding 40S ribosomal protein S15a-5: protein MGRRILNDALRSIVNAEKRGKATVELKPISNVISSFLKIMKDRGYIKDYQVYDPHRVGRITVELQGRVKDCKALTYRQDIKARDIENYRLRMLPTHQWGYVVITTPDGVLDHEEAIKKNVGGQVLGYFL from the exons atggggaGGAGGATATTGAACGATGCGTTGAGATCGATAGTGAATGCGGAGAAGAGAGGAAAAGCAACGGTGGAGTTGAAGCCTATCTCCAATGTCATTTCTTCCTTTCTCAAGATCATGAAAGATCGAG GGTACATCAAGGATTATCAGGTCTATGATCCGCATAGGGTGGGGAGGATAACAGTTGAACTACAAGGCAGGGTTAAAGATTGCAAGGCTCTCACTTACAGGCAGGATATCAAGGCAAGAGATATTGAAAATTACAGATTGCGTATGCTACCAACACATCAG TGGGGTTATGTTGTAATCACAACTCCAGATGGTGTTTTGGATCACGAAGAGGCAATTAAAAAGAATGTGGGTGGTCAGGTTTTGGGTTATTTTCTTTAG
- the LOC115976170 gene encoding F-box/LRR-repeat protein At4g29420: MEELPPPLIIEILNRLGDSSELARCRLVSRTLNSLSREVSKIHLLFTLSRYLKSRAPGTEPSVTPFKTIISNLVLHRRALRSVSIGVEKSLGNISDVDVEGESDDLYLTDVGFVNQWLPNIGGGLKSLSISDFWIQSCWRKSEILSLISSYCHSLLELQVKNAWLSVDGLKPMPMLTSLTLEYIRLDDEDLHNVNHCFPYLKVLNLIGVGGLKEPKIHLLHLYTCLWTVSNAPLSLTILAPKLVKLKLKCIKPQSLVLETPLLSNFHLALEEANEFKVKEFPHLKNLKLESVNLCSLISMFPSGRTVKKLRVDSMKLKMTGFNFDMLFDVFPNLSYLHMGSGAWKEIENYFHSRGMEGRRGMKGLKEIVGYLVEFDYLTFSFIFSILDNCTNLSDMALVIHKRVDNPTASSLISKCRAACPRVRWKRGMWIEGTEDLWVSEPL, encoded by the exons atggaGGAGCTACCTCCTCCTCTAATCATCGAAATCCTGAATCGACTCGGCGACTCATCGGAGCTCGCTCGGTGCCGACTCGTCTCGAGGACACTCAACTCGCTCTCTCGCGAGGTCTCGAAAATCCACCTCCTCTTCACCTTGTCACGCTACCTCAAATCCCGAGCCCCAGGGACCGAGCCCTCGGTCACGCCCTTCAAGACCATCATCAGCAACTTGGTCCTTCACCGCCGAGCCCTCCGGTCCGTATCGATCGGCGTCGAGAAATCGCTCGGAAACATATCCGACGTCGACGTAGAGGGCGAGTCCGACGATCTTTACCTCACCGATGTCGGATTCGTTAACCAGTGGTTGCCGAACATCGGTGGTGGGCTCAAATCGCTTTCGATATCGGACTTTTGGATTCAGTCTTGTTGGCGAAAGTCGGAGATTCTGTCTCTCATTTCATCGTACT GCCATAGTCTTCTTGAACTACAGGTGAAAAATGCTTGGCTGTCTGTGGATGGTCTAAAACCAATGCCCATGCTCACTAGTTTGACACTTGAATACATAAGACTGGATGATGAAGATCTACACAACGTTAACCATTGCTTCCCTTATCTGAAAGTTCTGAATTTGATTGGTGTTGGTGGACTTAAGGAACCAAAGATCCATCTTTTGCACCTTTACACTTGTCTATGGACAGTGTCAAATGCTCCACTTTCGCTGACCATATTGGCACCCAAACTTGTCAAACTCAAACTGAAGTGCATTAAACCACAGTCTCTTGTCCTTGAAACCCCACTGCTCTCTAATTTCCACCTTGCCCTTGAAGAAGCAAACGAATTTAAAGTGAAAGAGTTTCCTCATTTAAAAAACCTTAAGCTTGAGTCTGTGAATCTTTGCAGTCTTATCAGCATGTTTCCATCTGGTAGAACCGTCAAGAAGCTTAGGGTGGAttcaatgaaattgaaaatgacAGGGTTTAACTTTGACATGTTGTTTGATGTTTTCCCAAATTTGAGCTATCTTCATATGGGTTCTGGAGCTTGGAAGGAAATAGAGAATTATTTTCACTCAAGAGGTATGGAAGGTAGGCGTGGGATGAAGGGGTTGAAGGAAATTGTTGGATATTTGGTGGAATTTGACTATCTtacattttcattcattttctctattttggaTAATTGTACCAACTTATCAGACATGGCGTTAGTCATCCACAAACGAGTTGATAATCCCACTGCTAGCAGCCTCATCTCAAAGTGCAGAGCTGCTTGTCCAAGAGTTAGATGGAAAAGAGGAATGTGGATAGAAGGAACAGAGGATCTTTGGGTTTCTGAACCCCTGTAG
- the LOC115976171 gene encoding 60S ribosomal protein L28-2, producing the protein MATVPGQLIWEMVKKNNCFLVKEFGRGNAGVQFSKEPNNLFNLNSYKYSGLANRKTVTIQPGGKDLSVVLATTKTKKQNKPAAILHKSVMRKEFPRMAKAVTNQVSNNYYRPDLKKAALARLSAVHRSLKVTKSGPKKKNRQAVRTPGRK; encoded by the exons ATGGCAACAGTTCCAGGGCAGTTGATATGGGAGATGGTGAAGAAGAACAACTGCTTCCTCGTCAAGGAGTTCGGACGTGGCAACGCTGGCGTCCAGTTCAGCAAAGAGCCCAACAACCTCTTCAACCTCAACTCCTACAAGTACTCCG GTTTGGCGAACCGAAAGACGGTGACGATTCAGCCAGGTGGCAAAGATCTGTCGGTGGTATTGGCGACCACGAAGACGAAGAAGCAGAACAAGCCGGCGGCCATACTTCACAAGTCGGTCATGAGGAAGGAGTTCCCTCGTATGGCTAAGGCTGTTACCAATCAG GTTTCTAATAATTACTACAGGCCAGATTTGAAGAAGGCAGCTCTTGCAAGGCTTAGTGCTGTTCACAGGAGCCTTAAGGTTACAAAGTCTGGTCCCAAGAAGAAGAACAGGCAGGCTGTTAGGACCCCTGGTAGGAAGTGA
- the LOC115976172 gene encoding histone acetyltransferase type B catalytic subunit, translated as MGQKQQSTADPTAEPKKRRRVGFFNLDSGIEAKDCIKVYLVSSKEEVGSPDSFCIDPVDLNSFFDEDGKIYGYQGLKITIWVSSISFHAYADITFESTSDGGKGITDLKAALQRIFAETLVESKVDFLQAFSTGSNLIGSMISSGEILKLKASNGRVTDCNSDLKAAISDVEVVRMVVGKTAAGHLYSCLIPLVLLLVDGSSPIDVSDPSWELYVLTQKKPDQQGEIQCRVLGFSAIYRFYHYPDSSRLRLGQILVLPPYQRKGYGRYLMEVLNDVAVSEDVYDLTVEEPLDYFQHVRTCVDLSHLLVFDPIQHAVSSAVSRLKQGKLSKKIHIPRFMPPSSVIDDIRRSLKINKKQFLNCWEVLIYLGLDPVDKYMEDFVSIISSRVMGDIIGKDSGTNGKRVIEVPSDYDKEMAFVMYRSQVGEASDVQMDENQTNQEEQLRQLVDERVKEIKSIAQKVTGHRV; from the exons atggGTCAGAAGCAACAATCCACCGCCGATCCCACCGCCGAGCCCAAGAAACGAAGGCGGGTCGGGTTCTTCAACTTGG ATTCTGGAATTGAGGCCAAAGATTGCATTAAGGTTTACCTGG TTTCTAGCAAAGAGGAAGTGGGTTCTCCAGATAGTTTTTGCATCGACCCAGTTGACTTAAATAGCTTTTTTGATGAGGATGGGAAGATATATGGTTACCAAGGCTTGAAG ATTACCATATGGGTTAGCAGCATATCATTTCATGCATATGCTGATATTACATTTGAGAGCACATCAGAT gGAGGAAAAGGTATCACAGATCTGAAAGCTGCTCTTCAG AGAATTTTTGCTGAGACTCTTGTTGAGAGTAAAGTTGACTTTCTTCAGGCCTTTTCAACAGGGAGTAATCTCATCGG ATCCATGATCTCAAGCGGGGAGATATTGAAGCTCAAAGCCTCAAATGGACGTGTCACTGATTGTAATAGTGATTTGAAAGCAGCTATTTCTGATGTTGAG GTTGTTCGCATGGTGGTGGGCAAGACAGCTGCTGGGCACCTTTACAGTTGCTTGATAcctcttgttcttcttcttgttgATG GTAGCAGCCCTATTGATGTTAGTGATCCAAGTTGGGAGTTGTATGTCCTGACTCAGAAGAAACCTGATCAGCAGGGCGAGATTCAATGTAGAGTGCTTGGTTTTTCAGCTATTTATCGTTTTTACCATTATCCAGACAGTTCTCGCTTGCGACTTGGTCAG ATATTGGTATTGCCTCCTTACCAACGCAAAGGTTATGGTCGTTACCTTATGGAGGTGCTTAATGATGTTGCAGTGTCTGAAGATGTTTACGACTTGACAGTTGAAGAGCCATTGGATTATTTCCAGCATGTGCGCACCTGTGTTGACTTATCACACTTGCTTGTTTTTGATCCAATCCAGCATGCAGTTAGTTCAGCTGTTTCGCGTTTGAAGCAAGGAAAGCTGTCAAAGAAAATCCACATTCCCCGGTTCATGCCCCCTTCAAGTGTAATTGATGATATCAGGAGaagtttgaaaatcaacaagAAACAGTTTCTCAATTGTTGGGAGGTTTTAATCTATCTTGGTCTTGATCCTGTTGACAAGTACATGGAGGATTTTGTGAGCATCATTTCCAGCCGTGTGATGGGTGATATTATTGGGAAAGACTCTGGGACTAACGGAAAGCGAGTAATTGAAGTTCCAAGTGATTACGATAAGGAGATGGCATTTGTCATGTATAGGTCACAGGTTGGTGAAGCTAGTGATGTTCAGATGgatgaaaatcaaacaaatcaaGAAGAGCAGCTCCGGCAATTAGTCGATGAGAGGGTGAAAGAAATCAAGTCAATTGCGCAGAAAGTAACTGGGCATCGTGTATGA